The Candidatus Rokuibacteriota bacterium sequence GCTGTACCACGAGCCCGAGTATGGCAACGGGCGCCATGAGTGACCACGAGGAACCCGTGAGGAGGAACTAACCCGGCGGAAAAGCTCCTTTCCGTCCAAACAAGGGGGGGGCCCGAACGCGCTGACGACCTTCCCCGGATCGACCTCGCCACGGGTCCTGGCATCCCAGAGATGGAAGAGATCCTCGGGCTGAGGTCGGAAGGAGGGCGCTCCCGCGGAGAGTCGCGATCGCATTGCGGAGCGAGGCAGTTTGCCGCTAGGATGAGCGTACTGCCGGACGGTTCCGGCAGCGTACCTCGAGCGTGAGAGGAACCGAATCCCGTAACCGGACCCGACAACAGCGACCGCGCACCGCGGTCGCGAGACTGGCCGCCGTGCCTAAGAAGCTGTCGCGTCTGCACCAGCCAGAGGGGATGTCGTTGGAGGCGTGGCAGACGGCGCTGCGCCGCCAGTTCGGGCCTGAGCAACCATTCCTGCTGAAGAACACCGGTGGCCATCCGCTCTTCTCCGAGTTCGAGGTCACCAACTCCCAGAGCCGGAACACCTACCGGGTCGCGATCCGTGGCAGCGAGCCGGGCAACAATTTCTGCTCATGTCCGGACTTCGCGACAAACACGCTGGGGACGTGCAAGCACATTGAGTTCACGCTGGCGCGTCTCGGGCGGAAACCCGCGAACCGCCACGCGCTCGCCCGCGGCTTTGAGCCGCCGTTCAGCGAAGTCTACCTGCACTACGGGGCCCAGCGCCAGGTGCGATTCCGGCCCCGCGCTGCCGCGCCGGCCGAGCTGACCCGTCTGGCGGCGCGCTACTTCGACGGCGGCGGGACGCTGCGCGCGGAGGCGTTCGCACAATTCGAGACGTTCCTCTCGACGGCGGTCCGCCTCGACCCTGACCTGCGCTGCTACGAGGACGCGCTGGGCTTCGTCGCCCAGGTGCGCGACGCCGAGCGCCGGGACAAGGTGGTCACGGAGGCCTTTCCGCGCGGCATCCGGAGCGCGGCCTTCAAGAATCTCCTGCGTGTGCCGCTCTACGACTACCAGCGTGTGTCGGCGCTCTTCGCCAGCCGCGCGGGTCGTTGCCTGATCGCCGACGACATGGGGCTGGGGAAAACCATCGAGGCGATCGCCGCCGTTGAGATCATGGCCCGCCACTTCGGGGTCGAGCGCGTGCTCGTCGTCTGCCCGACTTCGCTCAAACACCAGTGGGAGCGAGAGATCGCCCGGGTCATTGACCGCCTGGCCCGCGTCATCGGTGGCTTCCGCCGGGGTCGCGAAGAGGGATTCCGGGCGGCGAGCTTCTACAAGATCACCAACTACGATACGGTGTACCGGGACCTCGATCTGATCGCGGCCTGGTCGCCGGACCTGGTGATCCTCGACGAGGCGCAGCGCATCAAGAACTGGAACACGCGCACTGCCCGCAGTGTGAAGAAGATCGCCTCGCCCTACGCCCTCGTGCTCACCGGCACCCCGCTCGAGAACCGACTGGAGGAGTTGCTGTCCATCGTGCAGTTCGTCGACCAGCACCGGCTCGGCCCCACGTTCCGCTTCCTGCACGATCACCAAATCCTCGATGAGTTCGGCAAGGTCGTCGGCTATCGCAACCTCGACAGCATCGGCAAGACTCTGGCACCGGTCCTCATCCGCCGGCGGAAGGAGGACGTGCTCCACCAGCTCCCCGAGCGCCTGGAAAAGCGGTTCTTCGTGCCGATGACGCCGCAGCAGATGGACCACCACGAGGAGAACCGCGAGATCGTGGGAAAGCTCGTGGCGAAGTGGCGGCGGTTCCGGTTCCTTTCCGAGGCAGACCAGCGGCGGCTCTTGATCGCGCTCCAGAACATGCGGATGGCCTGCGACAGCACGTATCTGCTCGACCAGCGGACCGACCACGGCGTGAAGGCCGACGAGCTGGCGACGTTGCTGGAGGAGATCTTCGAAAGCCCGGACACCAAGGCCGTCATCTTCAGTCAGTGGCTCAGAATGCATGAGGTGCTCGTCCGCCGGCTGGAGCGCCGGAAGTGGAGCCACGTGCTCTTTCACGGTGGCGTCGAGAGCGTCAAGCGCAAGGCGCTGATCGACCGCTTCTGCGAAGACCCGCGCTGCCGCGCGTTCCTGTCGACCGATGCGGGCGGCGTCGGCCTCAACCTCCAGCACGCGACGGTCG is a genomic window containing:
- a CDS encoding DEAD/DEAH box helicase — protein: MSLEAWQTALRRQFGPEQPFLLKNTGGHPLFSEFEVTNSQSRNTYRVAIRGSEPGNNFCSCPDFATNTLGTCKHIEFTLARLGRKPANRHALARGFEPPFSEVYLHYGAQRQVRFRPRAAAPAELTRLAARYFDGGGTLRAEAFAQFETFLSTAVRLDPDLRCYEDALGFVAQVRDAERRDKVVTEAFPRGIRSAAFKNLLRVPLYDYQRVSALFASRAGRCLIADDMGLGKTIEAIAAVEIMARHFGVERVLVVCPTSLKHQWEREIARVIDRLARVIGGFRRGREEGFRAASFYKITNYDTVYRDLDLIAAWSPDLVILDEAQRIKNWNTRTARSVKKIASPYALVLTGTPLENRLEELLSIVQFVDQHRLGPTFRFLHDHQILDEFGKVVGYRNLDSIGKTLAPVLIRRRKEDVLHQLPERLEKRFFVPMTPQQMDHHEENREIVGKLVAKWRRFRFLSEADQRRLLIALQNMRMACDSTYLLDQRTDHGVKADELATLLEEIFESPDTKAVIFSQWLRMHEVLVRRLERRKWSHVLFHGGVESVKRKALIDRFCEDPRCRAFLSTDAGGVGLNLQHATVVVNVDLPWNPAVLEQRIGRVHRLGQTRPVQVVSFVAKGTIEEGMLSVLGFKRSLFAGILDGGESEVFLGGSRLKRFMESVENVTAGIPAPIVEEAAEPAAAEERVDGDSDAAVPSAAPRPAADPLSSLVRTGLDLLAEWAAAGTGQAATAATPSRLFERIRDERSGQSYLKIRMPEPEVVDRVAQALQALLESLKP